Proteins from a genomic interval of Streptomyces fodineus:
- a CDS encoding maltokinase N-terminal cap-like domain-containing protein has translation MAIIHHTTVKPTKLELLTDWLPTRPWYRGGPDAPVLTKSGGFRLEDPAGEVGIEFMVATDTSTPEPTAYLVPLTYRGAPLEEAEHALVGTMDHGVLGRRWAYDGCHDPVLVGELLSLLQGRTHAHAQSVDGALDLEVVRSYTGAPLTLDGLTPEPSDDHEGTRLPAPHGTILHIHRVLGPVPGNPPQRPEGAIGHVARGWQDPQGTPLTAVFVTLRTA, from the coding sequence ATGGCCATCATCCACCACACCACGGTCAAGCCCACGAAGCTGGAACTGCTCACCGACTGGCTGCCCACCCGCCCCTGGTACCGCGGCGGCCCGGACGCCCCGGTGCTGACCAAGTCCGGCGGATTCCGGCTGGAGGACCCGGCGGGCGAGGTCGGCATCGAGTTCATGGTGGCCACCGACACCTCCACCCCCGAACCCACCGCCTACCTGGTCCCGTTGACCTACCGGGGCGCGCCGCTGGAGGAGGCGGAGCACGCGCTCGTCGGCACGATGGACCACGGCGTGCTGGGCAGGCGCTGGGCGTACGACGGCTGCCACGACCCGGTGCTGGTCGGGGAGTTGCTGTCGCTGCTCCAGGGCAGGACCCACGCACACGCCCAGAGCGTCGACGGCGCCCTCGACCTCGAGGTGGTCCGCTCCTACACCGGCGCACCCCTCACCCTGGACGGCCTCACCCCCGAACCGTCCGACGACCATGAGGGCACGCGCCTGCCCGCACCGCACGGCACGATCCTCCACATCCACCGGGTCCTGGGCCCCGTCCCCGGGAACCCGCCGCAGCGCCCCGAGGGAGCGATCGGCCACGTGGCACGCGGCTGGCAGGACCCACAGGGCACCCCGCTGACGGCGGTCTTCGTAACACTGCGCACCGCCTGA
- a CDS encoding SGNH/GDSL hydrolase family protein has product MVNGTRAAGGARGRRRAGALGAALGGCVLVAAATAPASAHPAGHGRGIDYVALGDSYTSGPGIPRQVDAGCARSDRNYPSLVAAGREVSTFTDVSCAGATTAEMWQAQGTNKPQLDALDRDTDLVTVQIGGNDVGFGAIIGTCARLAAQDPTGNPCERSYQATGYDQLVLAIVKAAPKVDRVLRAVHARAPHARVVVVGYPDLLPDDGSGCFPQVPFAQQDFPYLRDTEKRLNLMLRLVAGVNRAEYVDTYGPTVGHDMCKAPADRWIEPLQPAAPAAPAHPNAKGEEAMAQAVLERLERGRGRS; this is encoded by the coding sequence ATGGTGAACGGCACACGTGCGGCGGGCGGGGCGAGAGGCCGGCGGCGGGCAGGTGCGCTGGGGGCGGCGCTGGGCGGTTGCGTTCTCGTCGCCGCCGCCACGGCACCGGCTTCCGCGCATCCCGCCGGACACGGCCGCGGCATCGACTACGTCGCCCTCGGCGACTCCTACACCTCGGGCCCCGGCATCCCGCGGCAGGTGGACGCGGGCTGCGCCCGCTCCGACCGCAATTACCCCTCGCTGGTGGCGGCCGGGAGAGAGGTTTCCACCTTCACGGACGTCAGCTGTGCGGGGGCGACGACCGCCGAGATGTGGCAGGCGCAGGGCACCAACAAGCCTCAACTCGACGCGCTGGACCGGGACACCGACCTGGTGACGGTGCAGATCGGCGGCAACGACGTCGGTTTCGGCGCGATCATCGGCACGTGCGCCCGCCTGGCCGCTCAGGACCCGACGGGCAACCCCTGCGAGCGCTCCTACCAGGCGACCGGATACGACCAGCTGGTCCTCGCGATCGTCAAGGCCGCGCCGAAGGTCGACCGGGTGCTGCGGGCGGTGCACGCCCGGGCGCCGCACGCACGCGTGGTCGTCGTCGGCTACCCGGACCTGCTGCCCGATGACGGCAGCGGCTGCTTTCCCCAAGTGCCGTTCGCCCAGCAGGACTTCCCCTACCTCCGGGACACCGAGAAGCGGCTGAACCTGATGCTGCGCCTGGTCGCCGGGGTGAACCGGGCCGAGTACGTCGACACCTACGGCCCCACGGTCGGCCACGACATGTGCAAGGCGCCCGCGGACCGCTGGATCGAACCGCTTCAGCCGGCCGCGCCCGCCGCGCCCGCACACCCCAACGCCAAGGGCGAGGAAGCCATGGCGCAGGCGGTGCTGGAGAGGCTGGAGCGAGGGCGCGGACGGAGCTGA
- a CDS encoding DUF4573 domain-containing protein: protein MTTSPRRRSVLASAATIAALTVAALANPGAAYAQDHPTPQPPYPKKPASPFHPEKPVTPGKPVYPIHPEKPERPVKPAYPVKPVYPEKPVYPERPVHPVKPVYPEKPVYPEKPVHPVKPVYPERPVQPVKPVYPERPVKPVYPEKPVQPAKPVYPERPAKPMYPEKPVQPVRPVYPEKPVKPVYPEKPVQPVKPVYPERPAKPMYPEKPVQPVKPVYPEKPVQPVKPVYPERPVKPVYPEKPVQPVKPVYPEKPVQPVKPVYPERPVKPVYPEKPVQPVKPVYPEKPVQPVKPVYPERPVKPVYPEKPVQPVKPVYPEKPVQPVKPVYPERPVKPVYPEKPVQPVKPVYPERPVKPVYPEKPVQPVRPVYPEKPVKPVYPEKPVHPVKPVYPERPVKPTYPEKPVRPMKPSYPEHPAKPHAEHGKSEHEQGSRDD from the coding sequence ATGACGACATCGCCGCGACGGCGATCCGTACTGGCGTCAGCTGCCACCATCGCCGCGCTCACCGTAGCCGCGCTGGCGAACCCGGGCGCGGCCTATGCTCAGGATCACCCCACCCCGCAACCGCCATACCCGAAGAAACCCGCCTCCCCGTTTCATCCCGAGAAACCGGTGACTCCGGGGAAGCCTGTCTACCCGATCCATCCTGAGAAGCCGGAGCGTCCGGTCAAACCTGCGTATCCGGTTAAGCCGGTGTATCCGGAGAAGCCGGTCTATCCGGAGAGGCCTGTGCATCCGGTCAAGCCGGTGTATCCGGAGAAGCCCGTCTATCCGGAGAAGCCTGTGCATCCGGTCAAGCCGGTGTATCCGGAGAGGCCTGTGCAGCCGGTGAAGCCGGTTTATCCGGAGCGTCCGGTGAAGCCTGTGTATCCGGAGAAGCCGGTGCAGCCGGCTAAGCCGGTGTACCCCGAGCGTCCGGCGAAGCCCATGTACCCGGAGAAGCCCGTTCAGCCGGTCAGGCCGGTGTACCCGGAGAAGCCGGTGAAGCCTGTGTATCCGGAGAAGCCGGTGCAGCCGGTCAAGCCGGTGTACCCCGAGCGTCCGGCGAAGCCCATGTACCCGGAGAAGCCCGTTCAGCCGGTCAAGCCTGTCTACCCGGAGAAGCCGGTGCAGCCGGTGAAGCCCGTGTATCCGGAGCGTCCGGTGAAGCCGGTGTACCCGGAGAAGCCCGTTCAGCCGGTGAAGCCTGTCTACCCGGAGAAGCCGGTGCAGCCGGTGAAGCCCGTGTATCCGGAGCGTCCGGTGAAGCCGGTGTACCCGGAGAAGCCCGTTCAGCCGGTGAAGCCTGTCTACCCGGAGAAGCCGGTGCAGCCGGTGAAGCCCGTGTATCCGGAGCGTCCGGTGAAGCCGGTGTACCCGGAGAAGCCCGTTCAGCCGGTGAAGCCTGTCTACCCGGAGAAGCCGGTGCAGCCGGTGAAGCCCGTGTATCCGGAGCGTCCGGTGAAGCCGGTGTACCCGGAGAAGCCCGTTCAGCCGGTCAAGCCGGTGTACCCCGAGCGTCCGGTGAAGCCGGTGTATCCGGAGAAGCCCGTTCAGCCGGTCAGGCCGGTGTACCCGGAGAAGCCGGTGAAGCCTGTCTACCCGGAGAAGCCGGTGCACCCGGTGAAGCCCGTGTACCCCGAGCGTCCGGTGAAGCCCACCTATCCGGAGAAGCCGGTACGCCCGATGAAGCCGTCGTACCCGGAGCACCCGGCGAAGCCGCACGCGGAGCACGGGAAGTCGGAGCATGAGCAGGGCTCGCGGGATGACTGA